The Oncorhynchus tshawytscha isolate Ot180627B linkage group LG20, Otsh_v2.0, whole genome shotgun sequence genome has a window encoding:
- the LOC112226299 gene encoding mucin-17 isoform X3, whose amino-acid sequence MKPDGVATAAMEPMEQLDADPVNESVAMGEEPNQAAPAPQTEGVGQQGEMGQGEPQPEPAQVAPTKTGNSKATADPKAKTKAPAAKTKPGTTTTTIKTMTGPGSRPNTAQSRLTNGVSKPHANGVAKKTTAGAPEKTTPKRPVGTAVAPTTKTTAKVGEKKPAGTTRPASAPAATNGVKATTGTAAKKTPAAPTNGVKGTTTAAKKPTAPRPVSAATTKPSTAAAPKPDRPPVSKTTRPATAAPGSRPASAAASTATASTAKSSTSTAKPGTPTAKTTSTTPRPASAKVGSTTPSAGRIPTSQPSKTATPIKKDVTKSATKKPAAAPLTRTSPAKTTKPETPKSASSSKPDSTPKKPAASSKAADTKKTPSKPTPSKDVSAGPKTPSSKPAGKASTPKKTVGSNTPMAVKRGPKPTMAAEPATKEGETQDAAVAATISAAALAAVVSMATSEEAVVAVVPEEKETVTPQASQPEEAPEAFISQLSAQLDLVPLEEPADTVSPLGTTVLSPPCSPTGPMSPVREPQNDSALLDMHVQPEPSSQNQSAMAPQSPVQEEVIFQADCWAQNQSAMAPQSPVQEVVIFQADCWAQNQSAMAPQSPVQEEVKVQPDEQQEDLLMPSSSAPPAFSIMSQPMDEFTSEVLVSPSQDQEEAVEKADEEINEDDDDEEEEERTVGKPTSLLDMSSSQPSEEANPAGFGGATGWHRDDVLSGMDSEDVSSMSSRLQAASELSSTQHMGLLQGTQSSDALVDSSLKGEGSPDVETLLNEDNEDEEDGKVGKPTSMLDMSSSQPSEEAKPAGFSGSTGWHGDDVLSGMDSEDVSSRLQGSSEISSTQHTGLLQGTQSSDAMVDSSLKGSEGEGAFMGSPNVETLSNDEEEDEEEYEDSKVGKSTSLLDMSSSQPSEEAKPAGFSGATGWHGNDRLSKMDSEDVSSCLQGTSEISSTHNRGLLQGEEINGDDEEEEERTVLVDSGLKGSEGEGAFMGSPNVETLSNDEERVDMDVSSERAVDQNVCQQEDEEDEEEEDDDDDVEMPSEGVTESGLESCGNADEDDYTEEDRLDNLNRSTVPPSSAWGQTNPFTDPWAQPHLSSPHTASSPLSDHGADGPETPTQSSAQAWLDLSAPSLMLQSEQPSEPQTAPEEMESSSPVEASAPPDPPAVGMSQSSTLSGTALAVHSSSETSTPEELRDYDSSSGVESRSDKQQTPVPSNVQPDLEQDLGIHLERGDEEEEAETLPADEVLGAGPPTAPASAPSSPSTSGDEASDTEGEMQINDPDVPVTMDDSAEFDSPPSARILPALEEDEEVVEAPAGGEEEDGGGGTPQSANSVASYGFDCTMSNSNAHSTAESCGKSPGIFSLENEDQLPEEAKDPSLIKELTLPAAAAQSEELLGGPVDLLPLGQPGDQHHYMLGGKMDADDLEDTLCLGPQDAGEASEGQPPYYSAICDKTDSFLAGNV is encoded by the exons ATGAAACCGGATGGGGTTGCCACGGCAGCGATGGAGCCAATGGAACAACTGGATGCCGATCCGGTAAACGAGTCAGTTGCGATGGGAGAGGAGCCTAACCAGGCTGCGCCGGCACCACAGACTGAGGGAGTTGGCCAGCAGGGAGAGATGGGGCAGGGTGAGCCTCAACCAGAGCCAGCCCAGGTGGCACCCACCAAGACGGGGAACAGCAAGGCTACAGCAGACCCAAAAGCCAAGACCAAGGCCCCCGCTGCTAAGACAAAGCCtgggaccaccaccaccacaattaAGACCATGACCGGACCAGGGTCTCGACCCAACACCGCCCAGAGCCGACTGACCAATGGGGTTTCCAAGCCACATGCCAACGGAGTGGCCAAGAAGACCACCGCTGGTGCCCCAGAGAAGACCACGCCCAAGAGGCCCGTAGGCACAGCCGTTGCCCCTACCACTAAGACCACCGCCAAGGTTGGTGAGAAGAAGCCAGCGGGCACCACCCGCCCTGCCTCGGCTCCTGCTGCCACCAATGGGGTGAAGGCCACCACAGGAACAGCAGCAAAGAAGACACCTGCGGCGCCAACTAATGGTGTCAAAGGCACCACCACCGCTGCTAAGAAGCCCACAG CTCCCCGGCCTGTCTCTGCAGCTACCACCAAGCCCAGCACTGCCGCTGCTCCCAAGCCTGATAGGCCCCCTGTTTCCAAGACAACCAG GCCTGCCACTGCTGCTCCAGGATCTCGCCCTGCCTCTGCTGCAGCCAGCACAGCCACAGCCAGCACAGCCAAGAGCTCCACATCCACAGCCAAGCCTGGCACCCCCACGGCtaaaaccacctccaccactccCAGACCAGCCTCTGCCAAAGTCGGCTCTACAACACCCTCTGCTGGACGGATCCCAACATCACAGCCCTCAAAAACCGCAACTCCCATCAAGAAAG ATGTTACCAAATCAGCCACCAAGAAGCCTGCAGCGGCTCCTCTCACTCGCACCTCACCAGCCAAGACCACCAAACCTGAGACTCCCAAATCAGCCTCCTCGTCCAAGCCAGACTCCACCCCCAAGAAGCCGGCTGCCAGCAGCAAGGCCGCAGACACCAAGAAGACGCCAAGCAAGCCCACGCCTTCAAAGGATGTCAGTGCTGGCCCCAAGACCCCTAGTAGCAAGCCAGCAGGGAAGGCTTCCACCCCTAAGAAGACTGTGGGTAGCAACACTCCCATGGCAGTGAAGCGTGGCCCCAAGCCCACGATGGCGGCAGAGCCCGCGACTAAAGAGGGTGAGACCCAGGACGCCGCTGTTGCTGCCACCATATCTGCAGCTGCCTTGGCTGCTGTGGTCTCCATGGCAACCTCGGAAGAAGCAGTGGTGGCTGTGGTCccagaggagaaggagactgtGACCCCTCAGGCCAGCCAGCCAGAGGAGGCCCCAGAGGCCTTTATCTCTCAGCTGTCAGCTCAGCTGGACCTGGTCCCCCTGGAAGAGCCAGCAGACACAGTGTCTCCCCTGGGCACCACGGTCTTGTCTCCTCCATGCTCCCCCACCGGGCCCATGTCCCCGGTCAGGGAGCCCCAGAATGACTCTGCTCTGCTGGACATGCACGTCCAGCCAGAACCCAGTTCCCAGAACCAGTCTGCCATGGCTCCACAGAGCCCGGTCCAGGAGGAGGTGATATTCCAGGCAGACTGCTGGGCCCAGAACCAGTCTGCCATGGCTCCACAGAGCCCGGTCCAGGAGGTGGTGATATTCCAGGCAGACTGCTGGGCCCAGAACCAGTCTGCCATGGCTCCACAGAGCCCGGTCCAGGAGGAGGTGAAGGTCCAGCCAGATGAGCAGCAGGAGGACCTTCTCATGCCCTCCTCTTCAGCCCCTCCTGCATTCAGCATAATGTCTCAGCCCATGGATGAGTTCACCTCGGAGGTcctggtctctccctctcaggaCCAGGAAGAGGCAGTGGAGAAGGCAGATGAGGAGATCAACGAAGATGATgacgatgaggaggaagaggagaggacagtgggcAAGCCGACATCACTGTTGGACATGAGTAGCTCTCAGCCCTCAGAGGAGGCCAATCCTGCAGGCTTCGGTGGTGCCACCGGTTGGCATCGGGATGATGTCTTGTCAGGGATGGATTCTGAGGATGTGAGCAGTATGAGCAGCCGCCTGCAGGCGGCGTCAGAGTTGAGCAGCACCCAGCATATGGGCCTGCTGCAAGGTACCCAGAGCTCCGACGCCCTGGTAGACTCCAGCCTCAAGGGAGAAGGCTCCCCCGATGTGGAGACACTGCTCAACGAGGATAATGAAGATGAGGAGGATGGCAAGGTGGGCAAGCCGACATCAATGTTGGACATGAGTAGCTCTCAGCCCTCAGAGGAGGCCAAGCCTGCAGGCTTCAGTGGTTCCACCGGTTGGCATGGGGATGACGTCTTGTCAGGGATGGACTCTGAGGATGTGAGCAGCCGCCTGCAGGGGTCATCAGAGATTAGCAGCACCCAGCATACGGGCCTGCTGCAGGGTACCCAGAGCTCCGACGCCATGGTAGACTCCAGCCTCAAGGGCTCCGAGGGAGAAGGGGCCTTCATGGGCTCCCCCAATGTGGAGACCCTGTCCAACgatgaggaggaagatgaagaggaaTATGAGGATAGCAAGGTGGGCAAGTCGACATCACTGTTGGACATGAGTAGCTCTCAGCCCTCAGAGGAGGCCAAGCCTGCAGGCTTCAGTGGTGCCACCGGTTGGCATGGGAATGACCGTTTGTCAAAGATGGACTCTGAGGATGTGAGCAGCTGCCTTCAGGGGACATCAGAGATTAGCAGCACCCATAATAGGGGCCTGCTGCAGGGTGAGGAGATCAACGGagatgatgaggaggaagaggagaggacagtccTGGTAGACTCCGGCCTCAAG GGCTCCGAGGGAGAAGGGGCCTTCATGGGCTCCCCCAATGTGGAGACCCTGTCCAATGATGAGGAGCGAGTTGATATGGATGTGAGCTCAGAGCGGGCAGTGGACCAGAACGTGTGTCAgcaagaggatgaggaggatgaggaggaggaggatgatgatgatgatgtggagaTGCCCAGCGAAGGGGTGACGGAGAGTGGACTGGAGAGCTGTGGGAATGCAGATGAGGATGACTACACAGAGGAGGACCGTTTGGATAACCTCAACCGTTCGACCGTCCCACCTTCCTCAGCCTGGGGTCAGACAAACCCCTTCACTGACCCCTGGGCCCagccccacctctcctccccccacaCTGCCTCCAGCCCCCTGTCTGACCACGGGGCTGACGGCCCTGAGACGCCCACCCAGTCCTCTGCCCAGGCCTGGTTGGATCTCAGTGCCCCCTCTCTGATGCTCCAGTCAGAGCAGCCCTCAGAGCCCCAGACTGCCCCTGAGGAGATGGAGAGCTCTTCCCCAGTGGAGGCCTCTGCCCCCCCAGACCCCCCTGCTGTGGGCATGTCTCAGTCCAGCACCCTGAGTGGCACGGCCCTGGCCGTCCACAGCAGCAGTGAAACCAGCACTCCCGAGGAGCTCCGTGACTATGACAGCAGCTCCGGGGTGGAGTCACGCTCTGACAAGCAGCAGACTCCCGTGCCATCCAATGTGCAACCTGACCTGGAGCAGGACTTGGGCATCCATCTGGAGCGAggtgacgaggaggaggaggctgagaCGCTCCCTGCTGACGAGGTCCTGGGAGCAGGCCCTCCTACTGCCCCCgcctctgccccctcctccccctccacctcggGAGACGAGGCCAGCGACACGGAGGGTGAGATGCAGATCAATGACCCAGATGTTCCCGTCACCATGGATGACAGCGCTGAGTTCGACAGTCCACCGTCCGCCCGTATCCTGCCTGCCctggaagaggatgaggaggtggtggaggcgccggccggaggagaggaggaggacggggGTGGCGGCACACCCCAGTCTGCCAACTCAGTGGCGTCTTACGGCTTCGACTGCACCATGTCCAACTCCAACGCCCACTCCACTGCCGAGAGCTGCGGTAAGAGTCCCGGCATCTTCTCCCTGGAGAACGAGGACCAGTTGCCCGAGGAGGCCAAGGACCCCTCCCTCATCAAGGAGCTGACCCTGCCAGCAGCGGCCGCCCAGTCAGAGGAGCTGCTGGGAGGCCCTGTAGACCTGCTGCCCCTGGGCCAGCCTGGGGACCAACACCACTACATGCTGGGGGGGAAGATGGATGCTGACGACCTGGAGGACACCCTCTGCCTGGGGCCCCAGGATGCCGGGGAGGCCAGCGAGGGCCAGCCACCCTACTACTCTGCTATATGCGATAAGACTGATAGCTTTCTGGCAGGTAACGTATAA